Within Montipora foliosa isolate CH-2021 chromosome 3, ASM3666993v2, whole genome shotgun sequence, the genomic segment GTTATTAATCTTAGCGCATAGCTAACAATGGACACCAATTGCGCTTCACGCTTTAAATCCCACGGAATACTCGGAGAACAATACGCTTCCATAGTTTATTTAAATGAACTAATGGGTTATTCAAAACCACGCAAAAAAACATGACTATTAGTGGCTTTGATCAATAGTTGTCGAGTGGTGAACACTGCAAGATCTACTCTAAAATCGGTGACGTGTATCGTTGATTGTGTGGAGAAATAATTCGCGGAGGGGATGCCATTTGATGGATAAATGGGATGAGAAAGaatgaaatgattttaaaagCCGGAAAAAGTACTTCAAAAAAATAGTGCCCCACTACTTGTGCTAATGCGTTTCGTTTCCTTTGGGCAAGGGTTTTCCTGCTTCGCGACTTGAGGGGTCTTTGAAGCTTATCTTTTCCCTTCTTGACCACAGAAAATCATGGGCTAATTCATGGCGTTCCATTTGAGCTCCAAAATGTGCGCCAGGCATGAAGAGATTGCAAGGCAATATTTCGCTATTCATTAATTGCTTTGTTTGTGTCACAAGCGAAAGAGCGCAgtggcagaaaaaaaaaaacgacttaAAGATGCTAGAAGCTAAACTCGCACCAAGGGTTGCGTCCACCCTCTCAAGAAACGCAATACTATCATTGCACAATGTACACTTCATGAGATCGTCTACATCCCTGCAAACAATGAAAGTTCCTTGAGCCACCCACTaagaaaataacaaacagaGACGTGTTTTGACAGGAAATCATAGTATACGTGTTGTATCACCCTTGCTAGCGACCAGTGCAAACAATTAGGGGCGTGGATGTTTAAACGAAATTTCATCGTCTCGTTCCTCAATATCCCGCGTTCCTTTCCTTGGAGGCGCGCGGCGTTGGGGCTTCTTCGATCGAAATGTTTACACGAACACGGAAACGGCTCTCTGTCTTTGACGGGAAGAATTGTTTTGATTGCTACGTGACCATATCGATGTCTTAGCGGGGATAGGAATTAGTGTACGTTGGAACCGCCACACAAAATGCAATACCGACCAGTAGCATTAGCATTATTCAGTCGAGATATTGATACACTGCCAGCCAATCAAATCACAATACAACAATTGCACTCAATACAAAAAGCAAGCAACATCGTGCGACCAACAACAATTTAACAGACTCAACACAAGAAACAGCACCAGTCAACATTTGAGATCCATTAGAATCATGATCTCGTCAACAGAAGTGAGTGGATCCGCCTTCTCGCCAGTCTCAACGCCAAAGTCGCCATCCTGTGAAGTCGATGAAGAGAGAAATGTTGATATCCAGTGGAGACCTGGCAACCCCAGCCAAATGCATCTTTCTCGTCATTTCTGGTCGGTATGGGGGCCATATTCTTCCCCATTCGGGCCATCGGCAATGGATCATGTTTTGAAGCCGACAAGTCCACCCATTTGGCCTATGTGCGGCTCCTTCGGAAGTCCAGTTTATCCATCATTCTGGAAAGAACGCTTTAGTCAATTCCGATTCGCACCTTACTCTGACGAAGAGAAACCGAGCCAGTCATACATCGGTCTGATCGCTGAAGCAATTCTAAGCTCGCCAGAAGAAAAACTCATTTTGAGTGACATTTACAACTATATTCTTACTCACTACCCATACTTCAGAAACAAAGGAACTGGCTGGAGAAACAGCATTCGCCACAACCTTTCCCTGAACGATTGCTTCGTCAAAGCCGGTCGCAGTCCAAACGGGAAGGGCCATTTCTGGGCCATCAGTTCTTTGTATTACGAAGACTTTCGGCGCGGAGACTTCAGGAgaagaaggatccaaaagcGCTCCCACAAGAGCAGAAGAACGTCTAGTGAATCATCCAAAGAAGAAGTTGTTATCTGTaaagcagaaagcagcgaagagGTGGGAACAGGTTCCGAAGAACCAGAAGAGGTTCTGGAATGTACAGTAACTGTCAGCGATGAGCAACAGAACGAAGGAGATGAGAGCGCGTCCGAGAAAGTTGAAGTTTCTCAAGAAAAGCGCAAGTCGTTTGACATGGCAAGTTTGTTAGCTCCTGACAGAGGGCAGAGAGAAACAGGACTGGTTTTGCCCGTGTATTCCCGACCCTTTGAGGCAAGTCTTGTGTACAACTCCTACCCGATCCACTCTGGCGGATATCTTCCTCAAGCAACCGCCTATGATCGCCATCGTGGATCTGAATCAACGAAGCTCATATTTCCGTACAATTACCGTCTTGCCTGTTAATCAAGATTTATTCTCTTGTCAAGTTAGACttttaaaaatggagaaacTTCTTTGCTTTCCCTCTCTCGGTGATGAAAATCGATATTTGGTAAATTTAACGTCACCAAATCATTGCAAAGAATTTGAACAGTCAAATGACAGAATACTGTTTGTAGCCAAATGACTGGTTGCGAGTGAAACTATTAATTTATCGTTAAGATTAGATTTATCTATTATTGAATGGAATCGAAAACAAGAGCAAAGtgtaaaatataattaaaaaaTATCGACTATGTTGAATTTGGAAATTTATTCCTGTTTTAAGGAATCCTTATGATGTATTGAGCAAATTGCTGTTCGATCTGTACACTgagtaattttcttttatagAGAAGATACGTTCTCCCCTATGGAAAGTTAAACAAGATATAAACGGTGGGATATACGATCAAATAATGTATCAATAAGAACAGATTTGTTAATCTACATATCGATAAGAAATAACCGCTAATAGCTTTAAATTATTTCATGAGGTGAATTAGATTTTTTCCAAGTCTATTGGCGACAAATGTATATTTTGCTGATACGTCAATTCAGTTCAGGCTTATTTAGTTTTCATTTGGCCGATTATCAACTAATCGAAACTAAGCTACAGTTTAATTTAAGGAAATGAATGATTATTTGCAAGCCCGAAATGAGCGCTAGATATATTTCGACATTATGTTTTTTCCTATAATAGTTCATAAACAAAGCTACGCCCCGCGTGAGGGCTTTCGATGAGATCTACGGAGACTTTAAGTTGGTGTGCACTTTATGccataattttaaaaagattgTAATGCAGATGATAATCGTCTCAGAATTTTGAATAAAGCCATAGATCGATCATTAATTGTGGTTTCCTGGTTAATGTGTTGTTTTCCCCCGCAAATTAATcactgtttaaaacaaacctagATCCTGATCTATTTCAAAGGTAAACTACTTTGAATGAGCGTTGACTTTTCATATGAGGatttagaaaataaaacaactctGTTTGAGTCAGATTTGGCAGAAGAAGAGGTCAATATTTGTCGTACTTGTAAGCGCCTTTCAGCAACAAAATTGGAggtaatttttaattaatactAAAAATCTCATTTGAAAGTGACACGTTTCAAGTTTTTGTGGAAAAAGCAAAGCGCCTGTCGTCGAAGGAACTGGGGTATattcaataaataaaataaagtttttccttggtagtaaacaacaaaaactaaatcactaagtaaaatttataaacaaaacaaaactgagCTAGCAACTACCCAAGATCCAAATAGAATCTTTAACAGACAACTACGTCATGGTGTTAAACTGGTGAAATCAAGTGCAATACGACTCAATGtgttatttcaaatattttgattGTAATTTATACATAGAAATCTTCTGAGCTGGCAGTTGTAATATCATGAAATATTTTGCTTTCGGCATTAAGAATGATTTGTTAGATATTGTTTGTTGGCGGAgtttaacagaaaaaaaacactcCAAACACACGTAATTGTAAAGTTTGCCGCCCCTACGCACTCTGTTCATGGCCTTCAGCTTGAAGAATTTTGACCATCATTTCATCATTCGAGATTTCGGTTTCAGGCAGAAACTCAGTCCATCCTTGTCCAGCCAGCGGTTGTTCTCGAGACACTTACATACTTGTGAAGAACAAAAGATGAATCGGAAGAAATGATTAATTGCAATCTACTGAAAAGAATCATTATTCCGGTTTTTATTTACATTAATTGAGTTACAACACTGAAAAGCTTTATGTGGACTTGTTGCTTATTGCCTCTTGGACGACTTTAAAATATCGTAAATTTATTTGCCAGAAAGGTAAAGTTAACGTGTCGAATCCGCTTTTGTATATATTTACGTAAATCCACGAGATGGTAAATTTTAGCACCAGTTGCGgaaaaagaaagtgttttcGAAGCATCTAGAGTAAATTACTTTGGACTTAGTATCGGGAACTTTAGTCAGGATTTcatcaatgaaaacaaaatggcgacgATTCTGAAAATGTAGTCCAGCAACCTGCCTGATTAATTTAATTGCTAGGCTATCTGGAGCAAATCCCATTCGTTCCAACCTTGGGGAAAAGTACACATTTCTCGCAAAATTAAGTTCAAAGTGTGAGGGTATTATTAACCAATGGCCAATTAAAAAATCAGGTGCTGTTTTTACACTTGTATTAAAAATTAACTCATTCAGCTGCAAATTTTACAAGCTATTTAACTATCCCTGACACTTTCCTTGCATTTTTCTGCTGGAAAAAGCGAAGGAGCCAGTTTAAATCGAGATATCATAAAATTTTTATTGCTGTAAACGTAGTCTTTAATCTAACTGAACCACTCTGAGTCTTGGGACAAAATTGTCACTGATCCgtttgtttttaaaaagtctTTATTCAGTTGTCTTGTATTTTGACACAAGTCGCTACCAAATTCAGTGACATTTCTactttataattataaagaatCTAGCTACAAGGGTGTGAATAAAATACAATGACTCCCCGCCTTCCAGGTTACTTAAATTACATTTGAAGTGTATGGTTCAGCCTCAATTGTCCTAGAAATCGACTGAGAACAAAGCGGCTTTCGCGATCCGTACAAAATTCACTTCTTGTCACAGATTTCAATCAGTTCAGATACATCCATTGTTGTCAATATAGTGTTTACGGCCCGTATTTTCTGgcaagaataaagccaggaatGTCTCATCGTATAAGCCCTGGTGAAAGTGCACAATCTGTATCATATATCCTTTTCTGAGTCAGAGAAGTTTCAATCGAATTTTCCATCGATCGTTGTATCATACTTTCAACACGATTAAGTAAAGCTGTCATTTTCACACAGattaaattaactttttttataCCCAGTGCCTTTTAACTCACACAACACACAAAGATGAATCATTCCGAAGTGACAAAAAAGGCTTGTAAAAAAAGAGAATAATGCATGAATAATGGTTTCCTGGACACCTTTGATTAAAACGTGGTAATAAACAAGTTTCCTGCCGAAAGTTGATTTAACAAGCACTATTATCTCCGAGCTTCTGAAGTCTTTTATTATCCCCTGGATTCGCGAAAGACAAAAGGTGTGGAAACGgtaaaaatgaaatcaacaCAGATGAAGAATCAATATTCTGaaattgataaaaaataaatttacgtTGGTGCGTCAAATTGAAACTGGAGCATTTAAGATTTCGTTATTTCAATTCACGCTGGATACATACTAAGCCTTTACAAATGTTCTAATCCTCTGTAAAATAAAGCAACCCGCATGTGGAATTATCTGTCGTCGTGAATATCCTCTATTGTAAGCCCAAGTTGGTCTCAAACTATACCTACACTGTAGTAAATAAAGGAAAGCATATATGTGAAACTTTACTTTTGTGGTCAAGTTTCGTGGACAAGCAAGCCGATTACAATCTGTTGATGGTTTTCAAAACTCCCTTAAAGACAAAAGTTTCATGGTAGAAAAATTTTCACATCAAGAAATCTGCAAGCATTAAAAAAAAGCATACTTCGCATTCATTTTTTATCCACGTcatgatttatttttgttttgatttttgttgaaatttgtGATGTTATCTCCAAAAACAGTTGTGACATCCGATGATGTTATCGGCTGAAGTAAAACTTTGcctcaacaacaaaaaaactgcAGTCAAGGCTCGAGTTTATAGTGAGAGCCGAGATATTGATACCACACATGAGTCGAAGCAGCAT encodes:
- the LOC137997885 gene encoding forkhead box protein Q1-like, whose amino-acid sequence is MISSTEVSGSAFSPVSTPKSPSCEVDEERNVDIQWRPGNPSQMHLSRHFWSVWGPYSSPFGPSAMDHVLKPTSPPIWPMCGSFGSPVYPSFWKERFSQFRFAPYSDEEKPSQSYIGLIAEAILSSPEEKLILSDIYNYILTHYPYFRNKGTGWRNSIRHNLSLNDCFVKAGRSPNGKGHFWAISSLYYEDFRRGDFRRRRIQKRSHKSRRTSSESSKEEVVICKAESSEEVGTGSEEPEEVLECTVTVSDEQQNEGDESASEKVEVSQEKRKSFDMASLLAPDRGQRETGLVLPVYSRPFEASLVYNSYPIHSGGYLPQATAYDRHRGSESTKLIFPYNYRLAC